The proteins below come from a single Leptotrichia sp. oral taxon 223 genomic window:
- a CDS encoding DeoR/GlpR family DNA-binding transcription regulator: MLASERFEKIVEMVNEKGIANTKELAQILNVTETTIRRDTEFLEKQGKIIRVHGGAKSINQKTVMSNQDEKDMKDRTENYEKKDEVCKKVASFIKNGDCIFLDGGTTVAPIVKYLKGKNVKIVTNSMLVVKAFNDSDSELFVIGGKYIKEYDMSVGSIALNNLSNFNFDYAILGCAGLDIERQVVYTTEMETMLIKEKAMGLAVKKYLLLDDSKLSIRGFYTFVNTFDFDAIICNNSENLNEEELPDNFIIV, encoded by the coding sequence ATGCTTGCAAGCGAAAGATTTGAAAAAATTGTAGAAATGGTAAATGAAAAGGGTATTGCAAATACAAAAGAGCTGGCTCAGATTTTGAATGTTACAGAAACTACTATTCGTAGGGATACAGAATTTCTGGAAAAACAGGGGAAAATTATTAGAGTCCACGGCGGTGCAAAAAGCATAAATCAAAAAACGGTTATGTCCAATCAAGATGAAAAGGATATGAAGGATCGTACAGAAAATTATGAAAAAAAAGATGAAGTGTGTAAAAAAGTGGCATCATTTATAAAGAATGGCGACTGTATTTTTCTTGACGGTGGAACTACAGTAGCTCCCATAGTAAAGTATCTGAAAGGAAAAAACGTAAAAATTGTAACAAACAGTATGCTTGTTGTCAAAGCCTTTAATGACAGCGATTCTGAATTGTTTGTGATAGGTGGGAAATATATAAAAGAGTATGATATGTCTGTTGGCTCAATTGCCTTAAATAATTTGTCAAATTTCAATTTTGATTATGCGATTTTAGGCTGTGCAGGACTGGATATTGAAAGACAGGTTGTTTATACAACCGAGATGGAAACAATGCTTATAAAGGAAAAAGCAATGGGGCTGGCTGTAAAAAAATATTTGCTGCTAGACGATTCAAAATTGTCAATACGAGGTTTTTACACATTTGTAAACACATTCGATTTTGACGCGATAATATGTAATAATTCTGAAAATTTGAACGAAGAAGAATTACCAGATAACTTTATAATTGTTTAA
- a CDS encoding coproporphyrinogen III oxidase has translation MIRANIEINQNKLEEFMRVLLPEHYDIISENSENNVEISVDFEKNQSVENFDKKCGKLKDLESKNTETIIVNTVLIDNKNGKILKEVTFSHKKVNEEYFDQAEVMAKSSLMELFNKKNEYKWGILIGVRPTKIVGRFLKMGLTYNEIDEILEKIYFVSDEKRKLLLDIVKRQEPYLDKETIGIYIGIAFCPTKCSYCSFPAYLLRGKYAERYDEYIESIYHEVREIGQLTQELDLKINTIYIGGGTPSILTAEEIDKLLKTVKENYNLDYLKEFTFEAGRIDTLDEEKLAIIKSYGINKISINPQSFNEKTLKLVNRYHDRKQFDNVYRLAKNLGLEINMDLILGLPREITDDILYTMNEISKYDMENLTIHNLAIKNASRLNKENYAHKDILDYEKIYEKIENVTKNKELFPYYMYRQKNSFQWGENLGYSLNGSESIYNIEMIEENKTIIGIGAGAITKLIWFDKEKNRDNIKRLVNPKDPLVWMNELEDRLEHKKAAIQKLFEK, from the coding sequence ATGATAAGAGCAAATATTGAGATTAATCAGAATAAACTTGAGGAATTTATGCGTGTGCTTTTACCTGAGCATTATGATATTATTTCTGAAAATAGTGAAAATAATGTGGAAATTAGTGTGGATTTTGAAAAAAATCAGAGTGTGGAAAACTTTGACAAAAAATGTGGAAAACTGAAAGATTTAGAAAGTAAGAATACAGAAACAATCATTGTAAATACAGTGTTAATTGATAATAAAAATGGAAAAATCTTGAAAGAAGTAACATTTTCACATAAGAAAGTAAATGAAGAATATTTTGATCAGGCAGAAGTTATGGCAAAAAGTTCCTTGATGGAACTGTTTAATAAAAAAAATGAGTATAAATGGGGGATTTTAATAGGTGTGCGTCCTACAAAAATTGTAGGGCGATTTTTAAAAATGGGACTAACTTACAATGAAATTGATGAAATATTAGAAAAAATATATTTTGTAAGCGATGAAAAGAGAAAACTTCTGCTAGATATTGTAAAGCGTCAGGAGCCATATCTAGACAAGGAAACAATCGGAATTTATATTGGAATCGCCTTTTGTCCCACAAAATGTTCGTACTGCTCATTTCCAGCCTATCTGCTACGTGGAAAATATGCAGAGCGATATGACGAATACATAGAATCAATTTACCACGAAGTCCGTGAAATCGGACAATTAACACAGGAATTAGATTTAAAAATTAACACAATTTATATAGGTGGAGGAACACCTTCAATCTTAACGGCAGAAGAAATTGATAAATTGCTAAAAACAGTAAAAGAAAACTATAATTTGGATTATTTAAAGGAATTTACATTTGAGGCTGGAAGAATTGACACGCTGGATGAGGAAAAACTAGCTATTATTAAAAGCTATGGAATAAATAAAATCAGCATAAATCCGCAATCTTTTAATGAAAAGACTCTAAAACTTGTAAATCGTTATCACGACAGGAAGCAGTTTGACAATGTTTATAGGCTTGCCAAAAATCTGGGATTGGAAATAAATATGGACTTAATTTTAGGATTGCCACGTGAAATTACGGACGATATTTTGTACACAATGAATGAGATTTCCAAATATGATATGGAAAATCTGACAATTCATAACCTGGCAATAAAAAATGCTAGCCGTCTTAACAAAGAAAATTATGCTCACAAAGACATATTGGATTATGAAAAAATTTACGAAAAAATCGAAAATGTGACTAAAAATAAAGAACTTTTTCCATATTATATGTATCGCCAGAAAAATAGCTTTCAATGGGGAGAAAATCTTGGATATTCTTTAAACGGAAGTGAGTCGATTTATAACATTGAAATGATTGAGGAAAATAAGACAATCATTGGAATTGGGGCTGGTGCGATTACGAAACTTATCTGGTTTGACAAAGAAAAAAATCGGGATAATATAAAAAGGCTTGTAAATCCCAAAGATCCACTGGTGTGGATGAATGAGCTGGAAGATCGGTTGGAACATAAAAAGGCTGCAATTCAGAAATTATTTGAAAAATAA
- the sfsA gene encoding DNA/RNA nuclease SfsA, protein MKKNKILYTIDYDKIVNFKERVTRFTVRFEFKRSENEKYFEEDFAHLHDTGRLTELLIDGAELLIKSADNEKRKTKWDVIAVKVHGEIILINTAFHRYITESIFNNTEISPFGKPSYIKPEIKHNNSKLDFYLETEKDKIYVEVKGCTLVNGKTAQFPGSPSVRALKHLKELMELKKEGFRTAVFILIFRKSEIFAPEHIIDRKFSETFYEAMENGVEIYPMLLEYREDGKVCFVKNIEVMEKNF, encoded by the coding sequence ATGAAAAAAAATAAAATTCTTTATACTATAGATTATGATAAAATTGTGAATTTTAAGGAAAGAGTTACTCGATTTACAGTCAGATTTGAATTTAAGCGTTCAGAAAATGAAAAATATTTTGAAGAAGATTTTGCTCATTTGCATGATACAGGGAGATTGACGGAATTATTGATTGATGGAGCAGAATTGTTGATAAAAAGTGCTGATAATGAAAAAAGAAAAACTAAATGGGATGTTATCGCAGTAAAGGTTCACGGGGAAATTATACTTATAAACACAGCTTTTCATCGGTATATTACAGAGTCTATATTTAACAATACAGAAATTTCGCCATTTGGAAAGCCTTCATATATAAAGCCTGAAATTAAACATAATAATAGTAAACTCGATTTTTATCTGGAAACTGAAAAGGATAAAATTTATGTTGAGGTAAAAGGCTGTACTTTGGTAAATGGAAAAACTGCCCAATTTCCTGGCTCTCCTTCCGTGCGTGCCTTAAAACATCTGAAAGAATTGATGGAACTCAAAAAGGAAGGATTTAGAACAGCTGTCTTTATTCTCATATTTAGAAAGTCTGAAATTTTTGCACCTGAACATATTATCGACAGGAAATTTTCAGAAACTTTTTATGAAGCAATGGAAAATGGAGTGGAAATTTATCCAATGCTTTTGGAGTATAGGGAAGATGGAAAGGTGTGTTTTGTGAAAAATATAGAAGTTATGGAAAAGAATTTTTAA
- a CDS encoding type 1 glutamine amidotransferase, producing MKIHFILHETFEAPGAYLAWAALSGHDISTTKVYQYEKLPENADSFDFLIVMGGPQSPIGDNSEFPYFDAKTEIELIRKAIKADKFVVGVCLGAQLLGEAFGGKTEKSPFREIGNFPIELTKDGLEDDNIKHFGKQAIVGHWHSDMPGLTDTAKVLATSKGCPRQIIKYSEKHYGFQCHLEFTKALTELLIDSDKTLEQDSQTLPFVQSPQTIRSNNYDGMNSLLYKFLDKFTKK from the coding sequence ATGAAAATACACTTCATATTACACGAAACATTTGAAGCACCAGGAGCTTACCTTGCTTGGGCGGCACTTTCTGGACACGATATTTCTACAACAAAAGTATATCAATATGAAAAGTTACCTGAAAATGCAGATTCATTTGATTTTTTAATTGTGATGGGCGGACCGCAGAGTCCTATTGGAGATAATAGCGAATTTCCCTATTTTGATGCAAAAACTGAAATTGAATTAATTAGAAAAGCTATAAAGGCAGATAAATTTGTAGTTGGAGTATGTCTTGGAGCTCAATTGCTGGGAGAGGCATTTGGTGGAAAAACAGAAAAAAGCCCTTTCCGTGAAATAGGAAATTTTCCAATTGAACTGACAAAAGATGGACTAGAAGATGATAACATAAAACATTTTGGAAAACAGGCTATTGTAGGGCATTGGCATAGTGATATGCCAGGATTAACAGATACTGCAAAAGTCTTGGCAACAAGTAAAGGGTGTCCACGACAGATTATAAAATATAGCGAAAAACATTATGGCTTTCAATGTCATCTCGAATTTACAAAAGCTCTAACTGAATTATTAATAGATTCAGATAAAACTCTTGAGCAGGATAGCCAAACTTTACCTTTTGTTCAATCTCCTCAAACAATACGTAGCAATAACTATGATGGAATGAATAGTCTTCTTTACAAATTTTTAGACAAATTTACCAAAAAATAA
- a CDS encoding undecaprenyl-diphosphate phosphatase, producing MFADIIKVFILSLVEGLTEFIPVSSTGHMIIVDQFLQLSQNEEFANAFKIIIQLGAILSVVVYYWKRIFPFAKGLSQSQRMDIVQMWIKIVIAVLPAVVLGLLFDDIIDKVLFNSIVVAVMLVVYGVILIWLESREKKEGGINSITQMSVKTAIGVGLFQCLAMIPGTSRSAATIIGGVLLGLNRVLATEFSFFLAIPTMLGATLLKLVKLGTALSGYEWFLIALGFALSFVFAYAVIKVFMDYIKKHDFKVFGYYRIVLGVVVLVLYFVGVIK from the coding sequence ATGTTTGCAGATATTATTAAAGTGTTTATTTTAAGCCTTGTGGAAGGGCTTACAGAGTTTATACCTGTCAGTAGTACAGGGCATATGATTATTGTGGATCAGTTTTTGCAGCTTTCACAAAATGAGGAGTTTGCCAATGCATTTAAGATAATTATACAGCTGGGGGCGATTTTATCAGTAGTCGTGTATTATTGGAAAAGAATTTTTCCGTTTGCGAAGGGGCTTAGTCAAAGTCAGCGGATGGATATTGTTCAAATGTGGATAAAAATAGTGATTGCGGTGCTTCCTGCGGTTGTGCTGGGACTTCTGTTTGACGATATTATTGATAAAGTGCTGTTTAATTCGATAGTTGTGGCAGTAATGCTGGTTGTTTATGGAGTTATACTTATCTGGCTTGAGTCGAGGGAGAAAAAGGAAGGTGGAATTAATTCAATTACCCAAATGTCAGTAAAAACTGCGATTGGAGTAGGGCTGTTTCAATGTCTTGCGATGATTCCGGGAACTTCGAGATCGGCCGCTACGATTATTGGTGGAGTTTTGCTTGGGTTAAACAGAGTTTTAGCAACGGAATTTTCATTTTTTCTGGCGATTCCGACAATGCTTGGGGCGACACTTTTAAAACTAGTGAAACTTGGTACGGCTTTAAGCGGATATGAATGGTTCCTGATTGCTTTAGGGTTCGCTTTATCATTTGTATTTGCGTATGCTGTGATAAAAGTTTTTATGGATTATATTAAAAAGCATGATTTCAAGGTGTTTGGATATTATCGGATTGTCCTTGGGGTAGTTGTGCTGGTGCTATACTTTGTAGGAGTTATAAAATAG
- the pflB gene encoding formate C-acetyltransferase codes for MDAWRGFKEGNWKDNIDVTEFIRLNYTEYLGDDSFLEGPTEATTELWKSLSEKFKVEREKGIYDAETKIPSQIDAYGAGYINKDLEKIVGLQTDAPLKRAIFPNGGLRMVKNSLNAYGYKLDPETEEIYTKYRKTHNDGVFSAYTEQIRKARHTGIITGLPDAYGRGRIIGDYRRVALYGVDRLIADREEQYKNLDPAEMTEDVIRLREEVFEQIKALKALKRMAEAYGFDISGPATNGREAVQWLYFAYLAATKDQNGAAMSIGRTSTFLDIFLERDLQEGTLTEKEAQEIMDHFVMKLRIIRFLRTPEYDALFSGDPVWVTESIGGMGADGRSMVTKNSFRILHTLYNMGTSPEPNLTVLWSEKLPETWKKFCAKVSIDTSSVQYENDDIMRPQFGNDYGIACCVSPMTIGHQMQFFGARVNLPKALLYAINGGKDEKSKIQVTPEGQFEPIKGEYLEFDEVWEKLDKVLDWLASTYVKALNIIHYMHDKYSYEALEMSLHDINIRRTEAFGIAGLSIIADSLAAIKYGKVKVVRDEDGDAVDYINEKDYVPFGNNDDATDQFAVDITRRFMNKLRTHKMYRDATPTQSVLTITSNVVYGKKTGNTPDGRRAGAPFGPGANPMHGRDTRGAVASLASVAKIPFEDANDGISYTFAITPETLGKNANEKQTNLVGLMDGYFNQTGHHLNVNVFGRDLLEDAMEHPENYPQLTIRVSGYAVNFVKLTREQQLDVINRTISNKM; via the coding sequence ATGGATGCATGGAGAGGATTTAAAGAAGGAAATTGGAAAGACAACATTGATGTTACAGAATTTATCAGATTGAATTACACTGAATATTTAGGAGATGACAGCTTTTTGGAAGGACCGACGGAAGCTACTACTGAATTGTGGAAAAGTCTTTCAGAAAAATTTAAAGTAGAAAGAGAAAAGGGTATTTATGATGCAGAAACTAAAATACCTTCTCAAATTGACGCTTATGGAGCAGGATACATTAATAAAGATTTGGAAAAGATCGTAGGACTGCAAACTGACGCACCTTTAAAAAGAGCAATTTTCCCAAATGGTGGACTAAGAATGGTAAAAAACAGCTTAAATGCCTATGGGTATAAACTAGATCCAGAAACTGAAGAAATTTATACTAAATATAGAAAAACTCATAATGACGGAGTTTTTTCAGCTTATACTGAACAAATAAGAAAAGCCAGACATACAGGAATTATTACAGGACTTCCAGACGCTTACGGACGTGGAAGAATTATTGGAGATTACAGAAGAGTTGCACTTTACGGAGTGGACAGATTGATTGCAGATAGAGAAGAACAATACAAAAATTTAGATCCAGCTGAAATGACTGAAGACGTAATTAGACTTAGAGAAGAAGTTTTTGAACAAATTAAAGCATTAAAAGCATTAAAGAGAATGGCCGAAGCTTATGGATTTGACATTTCAGGACCTGCTACTAATGGTAGGGAAGCTGTACAATGGCTGTACTTCGCATACTTAGCCGCTACAAAAGATCAAAACGGAGCTGCAATGAGTATTGGTAGAACTTCTACATTCCTAGACATTTTCTTGGAAAGAGATTTGCAGGAAGGAACTTTAACTGAAAAAGAAGCTCAGGAAATAATGGACCACTTCGTTATGAAATTAAGAATAATCAGATTCCTAAGAACACCTGAATATGATGCATTGTTCTCAGGAGATCCAGTTTGGGTAACTGAATCAATTGGAGGAATGGGAGCAGATGGAAGATCAATGGTTACAAAAAATTCATTTAGAATTTTACACACATTGTACAACATGGGAACTTCGCCTGAACCAAACTTAACAGTATTATGGAGTGAAAAATTACCTGAAACTTGGAAAAAATTCTGTGCTAAAGTATCAATTGATACATCATCAGTACAATATGAAAATGACGACATTATGCGTCCACAGTTTGGTAACGATTACGGAATCGCATGTTGTGTATCACCAATGACAATTGGACACCAAATGCAGTTCTTCGGAGCAAGAGTAAACTTGCCAAAAGCGTTACTATATGCAATTAATGGTGGAAAAGATGAAAAATCAAAAATCCAAGTTACTCCAGAAGGTCAATTTGAACCAATTAAAGGTGAATACTTGGAATTTGATGAAGTTTGGGAAAAATTAGACAAAGTATTAGACTGGTTAGCTTCAACTTATGTTAAAGCACTAAATATCATTCACTATATGCACGACAAATATTCTTATGAAGCATTGGAAATGTCATTGCATGACATCAACATCAGAAGAACAGAAGCATTTGGAATTGCTGGACTTTCAATTATTGCAGATTCACTTGCAGCTATTAAATATGGTAAAGTAAAAGTTGTAAGAGATGAAGACGGTGATGCAGTTGATTATATCAATGAAAAAGACTATGTTCCATTCGGAAATAATGACGATGCGACAGATCAGTTTGCAGTAGACATTACAAGAAGATTTATGAACAAATTAAGAACTCACAAAATGTACAGAGATGCAACCCCTACACAATCTGTATTGACAATTACTTCAAATGTTGTATACGGTAAGAAAACAGGAAATACTCCTGATGGAAGAAGAGCTGGAGCACCATTTGGACCAGGAGCAAACCCTATGCATGGAAGAGATACAAGAGGAGCTGTTGCTTCACTTGCCTCAGTAGCTAAAATCCCATTTGAAGATGCAAATGACGGAATTTCTTACACATTTGCAATTACACCAGAAACATTAGGTAAAAATGCAAATGAAAAACAAACTAACCTAGTTGGATTAATGGATGGATACTTCAATCAAACAGGGCATCACTTGAATGTAAACGTATTTGGAAGAGATTTGTTGGAAGATGCGATGGAACATCCTGAAAATTATCCTCAATTGACAATAAGAGTTTCTGGATATGCAGTAAACTTTGTTAAATTGACTAGGGAACAACAATTAGATGTAATTAACAGAACAATTTCAAATAAAATGTAA
- a CDS encoding YdcF family protein gives MDKKISKYEIANCINVLGNFCGKRDIDELTAFELIKKYGVEKADVMVLFGGSILAGGDILANAIKNDVARKYVIVGGKGHTTASLEKQFYKLYPDSDKSSILSEISEAEIFRNYLKYKYNLQPNFLEIYSTNCGNNITNLLKLLKEKNIAFKNIIISQDATMQLRMEATLKKYLSENIKIINFATYSVKVCVKDEKLCFENDIFGMWDIDRYITLLMGEIPRLTDDEDGYGPKGAGYIAHIDIPEDVKNAFLILKQIYGDKVRKANPLYASK, from the coding sequence ATGGATAAGAAAATTAGCAAATATGAAATTGCAAATTGTATCAATGTATTAGGAAATTTTTGTGGAAAGAGAGATATTGATGAATTAACAGCTTTTGAACTGATAAAAAAATATGGAGTTGAAAAAGCGGATGTGATGGTGCTTTTTGGCGGTTCTATTTTGGCTGGCGGGGATATTTTGGCAAATGCTATAAAAAATGATGTTGCTAGAAAATATGTTATTGTTGGGGGAAAAGGACATACAACGGCTTCATTAGAAAAACAGTTTTATAAATTATATCCAGATTCTGATAAAAGTTCCATTTTATCAGAAATTTCCGAAGCTGAAATTTTTAGAAATTATTTAAAATATAAGTATAATTTACAGCCTAATTTTCTTGAAATTTATTCCACAAACTGTGGAAACAACATTACAAACTTACTAAAATTACTAAAAGAAAAAAATATAGCTTTTAAAAATATAATAATTTCCCAAGATGCAACAATGCAGCTGCGAATGGAAGCTACTTTAAAAAAATACCTTTCAGAAAATATAAAAATTATTAATTTTGCAACCTATTCAGTCAAAGTTTGTGTTAAAGATGAAAAATTATGCTTTGAAAATGATATATTTGGAATGTGGGATATTGATAGATATATAACTTTGTTAATGGGTGAAATTCCAAGGCTTACAGATGATGAAGATGGATACGGACCTAAAGGAGCTGGCTATATAGCTCACATTGATATTCCAGAAGATGTTAAAAATGCCTTTTTGATATTAAAGCAAATTTATGGCGATAAAGTTAGAAAAGCCAATCCTTTGTATGCTTCTAAATAA
- a CDS encoding 2'-5' RNA ligase family protein — protein MKKLFFSIFLMFCINVFSNVNYNVFVIMDNNATKNVENISKGLKDVGIESLYSKGYAVHLTLYLTEYKPETLKTIKNTVNKIANQTKPFDIEFYRLRKTGGNWFMLDAQNNEAIQQLADEITVSLNKYRAKDAKVPDWAKSIPEKVKSFNLYGSPNVFTSFDPHITLLTPEDSAKIDAFTSKYDFKPFKSKVIGIGIAQVDDLGQAKNIIYSVKFKK, from the coding sequence ATGAAAAAATTATTTTTTTCAATTTTTTTAATGTTTTGTATCAATGTTTTTTCCAATGTAAATTATAATGTTTTTGTAATTATGGATAACAATGCAACTAAAAATGTGGAAAACATTTCAAAAGGACTTAAAGACGTAGGAATCGAAAGCCTTTATTCCAAAGGATATGCCGTTCATCTGACACTTTATCTTACAGAATACAAGCCTGAAACACTAAAAACAATAAAGAATACTGTCAACAAAATTGCAAATCAGACAAAGCCTTTTGATATAGAATTTTACAGATTAAGAAAAACTGGCGGAAACTGGTTTATGCTTGATGCTCAAAACAATGAAGCTATACAGCAGCTTGCAGATGAAATAACAGTCAGCTTAAACAAATATCGTGCAAAGGACGCAAAAGTTCCCGACTGGGCAAAATCTATTCCTGAAAAAGTAAAATCTTTCAATTTGTACGGCTCTCCAAACGTATTTACAAGTTTTGATCCGCACATAACTTTACTTACTCCAGAAGATTCAGCTAAAATAGACGCATTTACTTCAAAATATGATTTTAAACCCTTCAAATCTAAAGTTATTGGTATCGGAATCGCTCAAGTTGATGATTTAGGACAAGCAAAAAATATAATTTATTCAGTAAAATTTAAAAAATAA
- a CDS encoding nucleotidyltransferase family protein, producing MKIGIVAEYNPFHNGHLYQIRKIKEIFGEDVLVVVVISGDFVQRGEISFLDKWEKTQVNLECGVGLVVELPLYYSIQNAEIFSRMATRILDYLGMDVQVFGAEEENIEILQKVLELQKKQDYKDNLMEYMKKGNSYSTSQRLALKEYNLDGIVKSNNILALEYMREIENNNLRIKPYVIKREVSEYNEEKVSEDREEFASASFLRNELEKILDEFSQKEFAKIKRLFIESKENFCKNKTDYDGNFDFKGNKKIGKIKNSITKKKFNFLKNGKVENSKEIVEKNYNFEKNQNTEKKIIRKLEEIQKFVPEKSFEIIFKNLEWKVNKGINGDKIKEEIFKIVKYKILTGKKEKIMEIYDITEEIYARICGAMIISQSYLEFLKNTKSRNLSNRRVERIILNILLNIKAKMMDFEINYVRILGFNKKGQEYLKKIRENNKIENFNVENEFQKKNVFVNWKDIEKFGNSDKNNKNSEIQENFLEKIKVEKNGFLIKELILGKKEKLNPIVCLD from the coding sequence TTGAAAATAGGAATTGTAGCTGAATATAATCCGTTTCACAATGGACATTTGTATCAAATCAGGAAAATTAAGGAGATATTTGGTGAAGATGTTTTGGTTGTGGTTGTGATAAGTGGAGATTTTGTTCAGCGGGGGGAAATTTCGTTTTTGGATAAGTGGGAGAAAACACAGGTTAATTTAGAGTGTGGAGTTGGTTTGGTTGTGGAACTGCCACTTTATTATTCGATTCAGAATGCTGAGATTTTTTCAAGAATGGCGACACGAATTTTGGATTATCTGGGGATGGATGTTCAGGTTTTTGGAGCGGAAGAGGAAAATATTGAGATTTTGCAAAAGGTGCTTGAACTGCAGAAAAAACAGGATTATAAGGACAATCTTATGGAGTATATGAAAAAAGGCAACAGTTACAGCACTTCTCAAAGACTGGCATTAAAGGAATATAATCTAGATGGAATTGTGAAGTCGAATAATATTCTGGCTCTGGAATATATGCGTGAAATAGAGAATAATAATCTTAGAATAAAGCCATATGTTATAAAAAGAGAGGTTTCAGAATATAATGAAGAAAAAGTGTCTGAGGATAGAGAAGAATTTGCAAGTGCTTCGTTTTTGAGAAATGAATTGGAGAAGATTTTGGATGAATTTTCTCAAAAGGAATTTGCAAAAATAAAAAGATTATTTATTGAAAGTAAGGAAAATTTTTGTAAAAATAAAACGGATTATGATGGGAATTTTGACTTTAAAGGAAATAAAAAAATTGGTAAAATAAAAAATTCTATTACCAAAAAGAAATTTAATTTTTTAAAAAATGGAAAAGTAGAAAATTCAAAAGAAATTGTTGAAAAAAATTATAATTTTGAGAAAAATCAAAATACTGAAAAAAAAATTATACGAAAATTAGAAGAAATTCAGAAATTTGTACCAGAAAAATCATTTGAGATTATTTTTAAAAATTTAGAATGGAAGGTAAATAAGGGAATTAATGGGGATAAAATAAAGGAAGAAATCTTTAAAATTGTGAAATATAAGATTTTAACGGGAAAAAAAGAAAAAATAATGGAAATATATGATATAACTGAAGAAATTTATGCTAGAATATGTGGAGCAATGATAATTTCACAAAGTTATTTGGAATTTTTGAAAAATACAAAATCTAGAAATTTATCGAATAGACGTGTAGAACGGATTATTTTGAATATTTTACTAAATATAAAAGCTAAAATGATGGATTTTGAAATAAATTATGTAAGAATTTTAGGCTTTAATAAAAAGGGGCAGGAGTATTTGAAAAAAATTCGAGAAAATAATAAAATTGAAAACTTTAATGTGGAAAATGAGTTTCAGAAAAAAAATGTCTTTGTAAATTGGAAGGATATTGAAAAATTTGGAAATTCTGATAAAAATAATAAAAATTCAGAAATTCAAGAAAACTTTTTAGAAAAAATAAAAGTTGAGAAAAATGGATTTTTGATAAAGGAATTAATTTTAGGAAAAAAAGAGAAATTAAATCCCATAGTTTGTTTGGATTGA
- the pflA gene encoding pyruvate formate-lyase-activating protein, whose protein sequence is MKGYIHSFESFGTKDGPGIRFVLFLQGCPLRCLYCHNVDTWEIKDKKMVMTAQEVMKEILKVRGFIKTGGVTVSGGEPLMQPEFLMELFKLCRENGIQTALDTSGYIFNEKAKRVLELVDMVLLDIKQINPERYKILTGVELDNTLKFAKYLNEINKPTWLRYVLVPGYSDDEQDLRDWAKFTSQLKNVERVDILPFHQMGQYKWEKVGKEYKLKDTPTPDRELIDKAEGIFRSYGLKMLDK, encoded by the coding sequence GTGAAAGGATATATACATTCGTTTGAATCATTTGGAACTAAGGATGGGCCGGGAATTAGATTTGTGCTGTTTTTACAGGGATGTCCGCTCAGATGTCTGTATTGCCATAATGTTGACACGTGGGAGATTAAAGACAAAAAAATGGTGATGACTGCACAGGAAGTTATGAAGGAAATTCTGAAAGTAAGGGGATTTATAAAGACTGGAGGAGTTACTGTATCTGGAGGCGAGCCTTTAATGCAGCCTGAATTTTTGATGGAATTATTTAAACTTTGTCGTGAAAATGGGATTCAGACGGCACTTGATACATCGGGATACATCTTTAATGAAAAGGCAAAAAGAGTGCTGGAACTTGTAGATATGGTGCTTCTTGACATTAAGCAGATAAATCCTGAAAGATATAAAATATTGACAGGAGTAGAGCTTGACAACACACTAAAATTTGCAAAATACTTAAATGAAATTAATAAGCCGACTTGGTTAAGATATGTGCTGGTTCCTGGATATTCAGATGATGAGCAAGATTTGCGCGACTGGGCTAAGTTTACTTCGCAGTTGAAAAATGTGGAAAGAGTGGATATTTTGCCATTTCACCAGATGGGGCAGTATAAATGGGAAAAGGTTGGAAAGGAATACAAATTAAAAGATACGCCAACTCCAGATCGAGAATTGATTGATAAGGCAGAAGGGATTTTTAGATCTTATGGTCTAAAAATGCTGGATAAATAA